The sequence below is a genomic window from Cicer arietinum cultivar CDC Frontier isolate Library 1 chromosome 6, Cicar.CDCFrontier_v2.0, whole genome shotgun sequence.
NNNNNNNNNNNNNNNNNNNNNNNNNNNNNNNNNNNNNNNNNNNNNNNNNNNNNNNNNNNNNNNNNNNNNNNNNNNNNNNNNNNNNNNNNNNNNNNNNNNNNNNNNNNNNNNNNNNNNNNNNNNNNNNNNNNNNNNNNNNNNNNNNNNNNNNNNNNNNNNNNNNNNNNNNNNNNNNNNNNNNNNNNNNNNNNNNNNNNNNNNNNNNNNNNNNNNNNNNNNNNNNNNNNNNNNNNNNNNNNNNNNNNNNNNNNNNNNNNNNNNNNNNNNNNNNNNNNNNNNNNNNNNNNNNNNNNNNNNNNNNNNNNNNNNNNNNNNNNNNNNNNNNNNNNNNNNNNNNNNNNNNNNNNNNNNNNNNNNNNNNNNNNNNNNNNNNNNNNNNNNNNNNNNNNNNNNNNNNNNNNNNNNNNNNNNNNNNNNNNNNNNNNNNNNNNNNNNNNNNNNNNNNNNNNNNNNNNNNNNNNNNNNNNNNNNNNNNNNNNNNNNNNNNNNNNNNNNNNNNNNNNNNNNNNNNNNNNNNNNNNNNNNNNNNNNNNNNNNNNNNNNNNNNNNNNNNNNNNNNNNNNNNNNNNNNNNNNNNNNNNNNNNNNNNNNNNNNNNNNNNNNNNNNNNNNNNNNNNNNNNNNNNNNNNNNNNNNNNNNNNNNNNNNNNNNNNNNNNNNNNNNNNNNNNNNNNNNNNNNNNNNNNNNNNNNNNNNNNNNNNNNNNNNNNNNNNNNNNNNNNNNNNNNNNNNNNNNNNNNNNNNNNNNNNNNNNNNNNNNNNNNNNNNNNNNNNNNNNNNNNNNNNNNNNNNNNNNNNNNNNNNNNNNNNNNNNNNNNNNNNNNNNNNNNNNNNNNNNNNNNNNNNNNNNNNNNNNNNNNNNNNNNNNNNNNNNNNNNNNNNNNNNNNNNNNNNNNNNNNNNNNNNNNNNNNNNNNNNNNNNNNNNNNNNNNNNNNNNNNNNNNNNNNNNNNNNNNNNNNNNNNNNNNNNNNNNNNNNNNNNNNNNNNNNNNNNNNNNNNNNNNNNNNNNNNNNNNNNNNNNNNNNNNNNNNNNNNNNNNNNNNNNNNNNNNNNNNNNNNNNNNNNNNNNNNNNNNNNNNNNNNNNNNNNNNNNNNNNNNNNNNNNNNNNNNNNNNNNNNNNNNNNNNNNNNNNNNNNNNNNNNNNNNNNNNNNNNNNNNNNNNNNNNNNNNNNNNNNNNNNNNNNNNNNNNNNNNNNNNNNNNNNNNNNNNNNNNNNNNNNNNNNNNNNNNNNNNNNNNNNNNNNNNNNNNNNNNNNNNNNNNNNNNNNNNNNNNNNNNNNNNNNNNNNNNNNNNNNNNNNNNNNNNNNNNNNNNNNNNNNNNNNNNNNNNNNNNNNNNNNNNNNNNNNNNNNNNNNNNNNNNNNNNNNNNNNNNNNNNNNNNNNNNNNNNNNNNNNNNNNNNNNNNNNNNNNNNNNNNNNNNNNNNNNNNNNNNNNNNNNNNNNNNNNNNNNNNNNNNNNNNNNNNNNNNNNNNNNNNNNNNNNNNNNNNNNNNNNNNNNNNNNNNNNNNNNNNNNNNNNNNNNNNNNNNNNNNNNNNNNNNNNNNNNNNNNNNNNNNNNNNNNNNNNNNNNNNNNNNNNNNNNNNNNNNNNNNNNNNNNNNNNNNNNNNNNNNNNNNNNNNNNNNNNNNNNNNNNNNNNNNNNNNNNNNNNNNNNNNNNNNNNNNNNNNNNNNNNNNNNNNNNNNNNNNNNNNNNNNNNNNNNNNNNNNNNNNNNNNNNNNNNNNNNNNNNNNNNNNNNNNNNNNNNNNNNNNNNNNNNNNNNNNNNNNNNNNNNNNNNNNNNNNNNNNNNNNNNNNNNNNNNNNNNNNNNNNNNNNNNNNNNNNNNNNNNNNNNNNNNNNNNNNNNNNNNNNNNNNNNNNNNNNNNNNNNNNNNNNNNNNNNNNNNNNNNNNNNNNNNNNNNNNNNNNNNNNNNNNNNNNNNNNNNNNNNNNNNNNNNNNNNNNNNNNNNNNNNNNNNNNNNNNNNNNNNNNNNNNNNNNNNNNNNNNNNNNNNNNNNNNNNNNNNNNNNNNNNNNNNNNNNNNNNNNNNNNNNNNNNNNNNNNNNNNNNNNNNNNNNNNNNNNNNNNNNNNNNNNNNNNNNNNNNNNNNNNNNNNNNNNNNNNNNNNNNNNNNNNNNNNNNNNNNNNNNNNNNNAAAAAAACTTTCGGAACTTTCAGCTTCaagcaaagtttcgaaatgtgttttgggtttcgaagGTTTCAGTATTAACCAAATCTTCGAATGTGTAATCCAAATCATGCCTCGGAGCTTTCACACTTAAGCAAAGTTCCGAAAGTTTCAGCAAATGCACGTTTCGAAGCTTTCATACTTAAGCAAAGTTTCGAATGTTTTGTGATTTTTGTGAAAAttgcatttcgaaaatttgtatttttcacAAAAGGTTCGAATGTGTTGATGAAATCTAACCTCTgattgtttcgaaagtttgaaactttcgattaatagaatttttttaaaaactttcgaATGTGGGGGTGAGAAAATAGTGTAATATATTTactgataaattttatataaaataaaaagggtaaattggtcaataaaaaattatgggggGGTGAGAGGTAAAAGTGGGGGGTGCGCAGTACAATTCTCAAAAgattttgattttcaaaatattaaaataaaaagcagAAAATCATCCGAAGGAAAGAATTGGATTTGGTGGAGGGAAAATACAAGAGCACAAGAAAGAAACTTCCGTTTCCAAAATATCATTTCGACCTACACGGTTTAAGAAAGAAATTCTCGATTGTCTCGTTTTATTCATTGTGTGAGCTTAGAAACAAACATTGCAGATCAATGATGGTTTTGAACGACAACAAGGGTTTGGATCCCCGAGCGATACACGCACGAGTCATAAAATCCAACATAACAGACATTGCCATATTCAACAACCTCGTAACACACTACTTCAAATCCAACCTCTCTTCCTATGCTCTCTCCCTCTTCAACCGAATCCCTTCTCCCAACGTTGTGACATGGACTTCACTCATCACCGCACATTCTAACACCCTCCTCTCCCTCCATTATTTCCTCTCCATGCTTCGCCACACTATCCTCCCCAACCACCGCACCGTCGCTTCCCTTTTCGCCACATGCGCTTCCCTCTCTTGTCTCTCCTTCGGCCTCTCCCTCCATTCCCTCTCCCTTAAACTCGCACTCTCTCACCACCCTTTTCCCTCTTCCTCGCTCCTCACTTTTTACTCCAAATGTCGACTTCCCAACCATGCCCTTCAAGTGTTCGACCAAACTCCCCACAGAGACAATGTTTCTTACTCCGCTATCATTGTCGCTCTTTCTCAGAATTTTCGATATTCTGACGCTCTTTTCCTCTTTGCTGACATGAGATGTCAGGGTTTTATGTCTACTGTTCATAGTGTTTCTGCCAGTCTACGTGCTGCTGCTCAGCTTGCTGCGTTGGAGCAGTGTAGGATTATTCATGCACACTCTGTTGTTGCTGGTCTTGATTCAAGTGTTGTTGTTGCTACTTCTCTTGTTGATGGGTATGGTAAAACGGGTCTTGTTAACGATGCAAGACGGGTTTTTGAGGATAATTTGTATTGCATGAATGTTGTGGGTTATGGCTAGGAAGGTATTGGAACTAGAGCCCCATGATGATTCTGCTTTTGTAATTGTTGCTAATGTTTTATCGGCTGCTGGAAGGTGGGATGATGTTGCGGAGTTGAGGAAGACTATGAAAGATAGGAGGGTGAAGAAGAAAGGAGGGAGGAGTTGGATTGAGGTGCAGGGGAAAGTTCATGTTTTTGTTGCAGGGGATTGGAAGCATGAGAGGTCAGTGGAGATTTATCAGAAGCTGTCCGAGCTGATGGGGGATATTGAGAAATTAGGATATGTTCCTGTTTGGGATGAGTTGTTGCATAATGTTGGGgaagaaaagagaaaggaagCTCTTTGGTATCACAGTGAGAAGTTGGCAGTTGCATTTGGAGTGTTGTGTGGATCTGTACCACAGGGTAAGCCATTAAGGATTGTGAAGAATTTGAGGATTTGTAAAGATTGCCACGAGGCTTTTAAGTATATGACTAGAGTTTTAGAAAGGGAAATTATTGTAAGGGACGTCAACAGATACCACAGATTTCTGAATGGCGATTGTAGTTGTAAAGATATATGGTAATAGCATTAGCATATATCACAGAACTATTTTTTCCATGACCATGACAAATGTTGCTGGAGAAACAAAACTATTTATTCCTCGTAATTGTAAGTCTTATTTGAGTTGTAGTTTGTATAATttgttctctctctctctctctcttttattatttatttttattttttaagatatatcATCACAATCACCTTTCTTATGATAGTCTAGtaagtgaatttgaaaatttcagTTATAAATATCTTGCAATCGCAAATCAGGCAGTtcatgaaattatttatttgcaaaTTCAGTTGTTTATTTGTATGGCCATCACAGGAGATGCAGATAAGGGAGAATGATATGCGGCAGTACACACAAACCACCTGAGGACTGATGCTCGAACAACATTCTCGAACTGATCAGGTGACTGGGTAATTTTGTGCCTCTCTTAACTATTACTTGTACAAGACATGCTATTTAAACCCCATGCTTGTCCTATTTGTTGattgattaatatattaaatttgagaGGGTGTTTGGAAAACATTTGTGTAAATGTTTGGAAAAGTTTATGTTAATAGCTTATGACATGCTCTTAAGCCATTTTTAGCTTATTTTCAAATGCTCCCCAAACTTGTTCTAGTTAATCGAAACAGCCTTTACAGAGTTTGTGTGAAGTGCTCAATTAAACAAGTTAGATTATTTAGGAACAGCGTATACATAAATATCTATACAATAAGCTATCAAATAAGTGCtcaattaaattgttaaaagcCAGCTTCCTCTTCTCAGTCTTGAGGACAAGGCTGTGCTTTTAGGGGGAGGCCATGATAAGAATGGGCCTGGTGACAAGGTTACTAATGAGCCAAGTGACAATGATATGACTAAAGGAAGGCCAAAGTCAGCTGTGGAAGGTTATTCATGCAGAAAGAACAGAGATAAAAAGGGAGGGAATGAAAGTTAGTTGTGATGTGCGGGATTCTTGGAATTCTGTTAGAGGGAAGGGGAATGCATATTGTGATGGAGAGTGTGGTAAGGGGAATGCATATTGTGATGGAGAGTGTGGTAAGGGGTATGCTGATATATTGTTAAGAATTAGTTAGAAAAAACTTCTTTCTCTAGTAGGAGCATCTTGCCGCTTAGGAGTTCTTAAACTTCTTTCTTTTGCGTTTCCACCATTGTATAGCTCT
It includes:
- the LOC101489854 gene encoding pentatricopeptide repeat-containing protein At2g34400-like, with protein sequence MMVLNDNKGLDPRAIHARVIKSNITDIAIFNNLVTHYFKSNLSSYALSLFNRIPSPNVVTWTSLITAHSNTLLSLHYFLSMLRHTILPNHRTVASLFATCASLSCLSFGLSLHSLSLKLALSHHPFPSSSLLTFYSKCRLPNHALQVFDQTPHRDNVSYSAIIVALSQNFRYSDALFLFADMRCQGFMSTVHSVSASLRAAAQLAALEQCRIIHAHSVVAGLDSSVVVATSLVDGYGKTGLVNDARRVFEDNLYCMNVVGYG